One genomic region from Amycolatopsis sp. FBCC-B4732 encodes:
- a CDS encoding DUF2064 domain-containing protein: MTPFVLLVVAKAPVPGLAKTRLCPPATPAQSAEIAAAALLDTLDAVCAVPGAAPVVAMTGDLGAATRAAEIGLALRRATVIPQRGWDFGARLANAHADVAAVHAGLPVLQIGMDTPQVTPESLAAAIAPIRHGGRDSVLGPAADGGWWALGLADPRHAQVLAGVPMSRDDTGERTLRALGECGLRPAKAAMLSDVDTMADARAVAAACPAGRFARAVAAVDGRAVA, translated from the coding sequence ATGACACCGTTCGTCCTGCTGGTCGTGGCCAAGGCGCCCGTGCCAGGCCTCGCCAAGACCCGGCTCTGCCCGCCGGCGACACCGGCCCAGTCGGCGGAGATCGCCGCGGCGGCGCTGCTCGACACGCTCGACGCCGTCTGCGCGGTGCCCGGCGCCGCACCCGTCGTCGCGATGACCGGCGACCTCGGCGCCGCCACCCGGGCCGCCGAAATCGGCCTGGCGCTAAGGCGCGCCACCGTCATCCCGCAGCGGGGCTGGGACTTCGGCGCCCGGCTGGCCAACGCGCACGCCGACGTCGCCGCGGTGCACGCCGGCCTGCCCGTCCTGCAGATCGGCATGGACACCCCGCAGGTCACGCCGGAGTCGCTCGCCGCCGCCATCGCCCCGATCCGGCACGGCGGCCGTGACTCGGTGCTCGGCCCGGCCGCGGACGGCGGCTGGTGGGCGTTGGGCCTGGCCGACCCCCGGCACGCGCAAGTCCTCGCGGGCGTCCCGATGTCCCGTGACGACACCGGTGAACGCACGTTGCGCGCGCTCGGCGAATGCGGCCTGCGTCCGGCGAAGGCCGCCATGCTGTCCGATGTGGACACCATGGCGGACGCCCGTGCGGTCGCGGCGGCGTGCCCGGCCGGCCGGTTCGCCCGCGCTGTCGCGGCCGTCGACGGACGGGCGGTCGCGTGA
- a CDS encoding S1C family serine protease has translation MTENDPSTHDPATPRQPETGQQVAQGGWAGSPYGEQAKPESGGAPQYSEPSYHAVTGADPSYGAQNTNPWSAPGAQVPPGQTQQSVYPPANPYAQPGTSAYPTPAPAQPKRSGGKLLAGVALVALLVGGIAGGAVGYLTGGTSGPSSNALDAPKPAQQTGNAPAGSVESVAQKLSPSVVELQVSGQQGAGEGSGFVISTDGYILTNNHVVEVAANGGQIQAVFQDGRKAPAKVIGRDPTTDIAVVKVTGVNNLTPVELGRSDDLRVGQSVVAIGSPFELAGTVTSGIVSSLHRPVRAGGSSGDQTTVMDAVQTDAAINPGNSGGPLANMAGQVIGINSAIYSPQSGQGGQGQGASEGGNVGIGFAIPIDQARRTADTIIKTGQAVQTYIGAQVKDAPQGGAQLGAITAGSPAEKAGLKEGDVVTKIDDRTIDSADTLVAAVRTRAPDEKATFTLAGGRTVEVTLGGQPVPAN, from the coding sequence ATGACCGAGAACGACCCCAGCACGCACGACCCCGCGACGCCGCGGCAGCCCGAGACCGGCCAGCAGGTCGCTCAGGGCGGTTGGGCGGGGAGCCCGTACGGTGAGCAGGCCAAGCCCGAGTCCGGCGGTGCGCCGCAGTACTCGGAGCCGTCCTACCACGCGGTGACCGGGGCCGATCCGTCGTACGGCGCGCAGAACACGAACCCCTGGTCCGCCCCGGGTGCGCAGGTGCCGCCCGGCCAGACCCAGCAGAGCGTCTACCCGCCGGCGAACCCGTACGCGCAGCCCGGTACGTCCGCCTACCCCACGCCCGCCCCGGCGCAGCCGAAGCGGTCCGGCGGGAAGCTGCTCGCCGGTGTCGCGCTGGTCGCGCTGCTGGTCGGCGGCATCGCCGGCGGTGCGGTCGGCTACCTGACCGGCGGCACGTCCGGCCCGTCCAGCAACGCGCTCGACGCGCCGAAGCCGGCCCAGCAGACGGGCAACGCGCCGGCCGGCTCGGTCGAGTCCGTGGCGCAGAAGCTGTCGCCGAGCGTCGTCGAGCTGCAGGTGAGCGGGCAGCAGGGGGCCGGCGAGGGCTCCGGGTTCGTCATCAGCACCGACGGCTACATCCTGACCAACAACCACGTCGTCGAGGTCGCCGCGAACGGCGGCCAGATCCAGGCCGTCTTCCAGGACGGCCGCAAGGCCCCGGCCAAGGTCATCGGCCGCGACCCGACGACCGACATCGCGGTCGTCAAGGTCACCGGCGTGAACAACCTGACCCCGGTGGAGCTCGGCCGCTCCGACGACCTGCGGGTCGGCCAGTCGGTCGTCGCCATCGGCTCGCCGTTCGAGCTGGCCGGTACGGTCACCTCGGGCATCGTCAGCTCGCTGCACCGCCCGGTGCGCGCGGGCGGCAGCAGCGGCGACCAAACGACGGTGATGGACGCCGTCCAGACCGACGCGGCGATCAACCCGGGCAACTCGGGCGGCCCGCTGGCGAACATGGCCGGGCAGGTCATCGGGATCAACTCGGCGATCTACAGCCCGCAGTCCGGCCAGGGTGGCCAGGGCCAGGGCGCGTCCGAGGGCGGCAACGTCGGCATCGGCTTCGCCATCCCGATCGACCAGGCCCGCCGCACGGCGGACACGATCATCAAGACCGGCCAGGCGGTGCAGACCTACATCGGCGCCCAGGTCAAGGACGCCCCGCAGGGCGGCGCCCAGCTCGGCGCGATCACCGCGGGCAGCCCGGCGGAGAAGGCCGGCCTCAAAGAAGGTGACGTCGTCACGAAGATCGACGACCGCACCATCGACTCGGCCGACACGCTGGTCGCGGCGGTCCGCACCCGCGCCCCGGACGAGAAGGCGACCTTCACCCTCGCGGGCGGCCGCACGGTCGAGGTGACCCTCGGCGGCCAGCCGGTCCCGGCCAACTGA
- a CDS encoding molybdopterin-dependent oxidoreductase gives MKLPIPKEEQFRAPAHDERVTSKIGLALAITFTTCFVTGLISHLIQHPPGWFWWPSRPVGLYRVTQGLHVISGVASIPLLLAKLWSVYPKLFGRPLVRSLPHALERLSILVLSGAAFFELTTGLLNVAQNYPWGFYFPQVHYAVAWLAIGSILVHVAVKLPIIRRALTRTTTEEPPSPPGGLSRRGFLLTTGLATGTAVVATAGAMVPFLRGVSGLAWKTGKGTQNLPVNRTAAAAGIRWSPTWRLSVVTPRGTTTFSLDELRALPQATAELPIACVEGWSQSATWRGISLPTLLKATGAAPGTAVRVSSMERSGLYNVSTLPGEHTADDLTLLALELNGEVLDIDHGFPCRIIAPNRPGVLQTKWVTKLEAL, from the coding sequence GTGAAACTGCCGATCCCGAAGGAAGAACAGTTCCGGGCGCCGGCGCACGACGAGCGCGTGACGTCGAAGATCGGCCTGGCGCTCGCGATCACGTTCACGACGTGCTTCGTGACCGGGCTGATCAGCCACCTGATCCAGCACCCGCCAGGCTGGTTCTGGTGGCCCAGCCGCCCGGTCGGGCTCTACCGCGTCACGCAGGGGCTGCACGTGATCTCCGGTGTGGCGTCGATCCCGTTGCTGCTGGCGAAGTTGTGGAGCGTCTACCCGAAGCTGTTCGGCCGGCCGCTCGTCCGCTCGCTGCCGCACGCACTGGAGCGGCTGTCGATCCTGGTGCTCTCGGGGGCGGCGTTCTTCGAGCTGACGACCGGGTTGCTGAACGTGGCGCAGAACTACCCGTGGGGCTTCTACTTCCCGCAGGTGCACTACGCGGTGGCGTGGCTGGCGATCGGCTCGATCCTGGTGCACGTCGCGGTGAAGCTGCCGATCATCCGCCGCGCCCTGACCCGGACCACCACCGAGGAACCGCCGTCACCGCCCGGCGGCCTCTCCCGGCGCGGCTTCCTCCTCACCACCGGCCTGGCGACGGGCACCGCGGTCGTCGCCACCGCGGGCGCGATGGTCCCGTTCCTGCGCGGCGTTTCCGGCCTGGCCTGGAAGACGGGCAAAGGAACGCAGAACCTCCCGGTGAACCGCACGGCGGCGGCCGCGGGCATCAGGTGGTCCCCGACCTGGCGCCTCTCGGTGGTGACCCCACGCGGCACGACGACGTTCTCCCTCGACGAGCTGCGCGCCCTGCCGCAAGCGACGGCGGAACTCCCGATCGCGTGCGTGGAGGGCTGGAGCCAATCGGCCACCTGGCGCGGCATTTCCCTGCCCACGCTCCTGAAAGCCACCGGCGCCGCGCCCGGCACGGCGGTCCGAGTGTCCTCAATGGAGCGTTCCGGGCTGTACAACGTCAGCACCCTCCCCGGCGAACACACGGCCGACGACCTGACGCTGCTGGCCTTGGAGCTGAACGGCGAGGTCCTCGACATCGACCACGGCTTCCCGTGCCGGATCATCGCCCCGAACCGCCCGGGCGTGCTGCAGACGAAGTGGGTCACGAAGCTGGAGGCACTGTGA
- the galT gene encoding galactose-1-phosphate uridylyltransferase — MKRTVRHLADGREIIYFDQPGAPDRVAEDTRDLPPVSAASEIRRDPLTGEWVAMAAHRQTRTYRPPADLCPLCPSKPGKPSEIPESDYDVVVFENRFPSFAEDVIGEPSTVDGFGLVPVAPGRGRCEVVCFTSDHDGSFAKLSAKQVRAVVDAWADRTTALSEVPGVEQVFPFENRGEEIGVTLSHPHGQIYGYPFVTPKTARMIDVARAYRAEHGRPVLGDVLAAEQKSGARVVASGEHWTAYVPPAARWPVEVHVVPHRQVADIPALTDAERDDFADVYLDVLRRCDALYDRPLPYIAAWHQAPVRQDRELGWLHLELFSVLRAKDKLKYLAGSESGMAVWINDATPEQIAERLRAAG; from the coding sequence GTGAAGCGCACGGTACGACACCTGGCCGACGGCCGGGAGATCATCTACTTCGACCAGCCCGGCGCGCCCGACCGCGTCGCCGAGGACACCCGTGACCTGCCGCCGGTTTCGGCCGCGTCGGAGATCCGGCGGGACCCGCTGACCGGCGAATGGGTCGCGATGGCCGCGCACCGGCAGACGCGGACCTACAGGCCGCCGGCGGACCTCTGCCCGCTGTGCCCGAGCAAGCCCGGCAAGCCGAGCGAGATCCCCGAAAGCGACTACGACGTCGTCGTCTTCGAGAACCGCTTCCCGTCCTTCGCCGAAGACGTCATCGGCGAACCGTCCACTGTGGATGGTTTCGGGCTGGTGCCGGTCGCGCCCGGCCGCGGGCGCTGCGAGGTCGTCTGCTTCACCAGCGACCACGACGGTTCGTTCGCGAAGCTGAGCGCGAAGCAGGTGCGGGCCGTGGTGGACGCCTGGGCCGACCGCACGACCGCGCTGTCCGAAGTGCCCGGTGTCGAACAGGTCTTCCCTTTCGAGAACCGCGGGGAGGAAATCGGCGTCACGCTGTCGCACCCGCATGGGCAGATCTACGGCTACCCGTTCGTCACGCCGAAGACCGCGCGGATGATCGACGTCGCCCGCGCCTACCGGGCCGAGCACGGGCGCCCGGTGCTCGGTGACGTGCTGGCCGCCGAACAGAAGTCCGGCGCGCGCGTGGTGGCGTCCGGCGAGCACTGGACGGCGTACGTGCCGCCGGCGGCCCGCTGGCCGGTCGAGGTGCACGTGGTGCCGCACCGGCAGGTTGCGGACATCCCCGCGCTGACCGACGCCGAGCGCGACGACTTCGCCGACGTCTACCTGGACGTGCTGCGCCGCTGCGACGCGCTGTACGACCGGCCGCTGCCGTACATCGCGGCGTGGCACCAGGCGCCGGTGCGTCAGGACCGCGAACTCGGCTGGCTCCACCTGGAACTGTTCTCCGTGCTGCGCGCGAAGGACAAACTGAAGTACCTGGCGGGGTCCGAATCGGGCATGGCGGTCTGGATCAACGACGCAACGCCCGAGCAGATCGCGGAACGGCTCCGCGCGGCGGGCTGA
- a CDS encoding DeoR/GlpR family DNA-binding transcription regulator, translated as MLARQRQAVILEEARRTGAVRVSDLVTRLGVSDMTVRRDLDVLAGRGLVEKVYGGATSIVGKSTDEPGFEAKSVRQRAQKEAIAELAATLVRPGTAIGISAGTTTWTLARALDAIPGLTIVTNSIQVADVLRGSTQPDRTVVLTGGVRTPSDALVGPVAVHSLRSLHLDVVFLGVHGMAEGAGFTTPNLTESETDRALVEAGRKLVVLADHTKWGTVGISTIADLDEADVVVTDDGIPDEAKETLAERAGELMIAETAETDEAQEA; from the coding sequence GTGCTGGCGCGTCAGCGACAGGCGGTGATCCTGGAAGAGGCACGCCGGACCGGCGCGGTCCGGGTCAGCGACCTCGTGACCAGGCTGGGCGTGTCCGACATGACGGTGCGCCGCGACCTCGACGTGCTCGCCGGGCGCGGGCTGGTCGAGAAGGTCTACGGCGGCGCCACCTCGATCGTCGGCAAGAGCACCGACGAACCCGGGTTCGAAGCGAAGTCCGTGCGCCAGCGCGCGCAGAAGGAAGCCATCGCCGAGCTCGCCGCGACGCTCGTGCGGCCCGGCACCGCGATCGGCATCTCCGCCGGCACCACGACGTGGACGCTGGCGCGGGCGCTCGACGCCATCCCCGGCCTCACCATCGTGACCAACTCGATCCAGGTCGCCGACGTGCTCCGCGGCTCGACGCAGCCCGATCGCACCGTCGTGCTCACCGGCGGGGTCCGGACGCCGTCGGACGCGCTGGTCGGGCCGGTCGCCGTGCACAGCCTGCGGTCGCTGCACCTCGACGTCGTCTTCCTCGGCGTGCACGGGATGGCCGAGGGGGCGGGGTTCACGACGCCGAACCTCACCGAGAGCGAGACCGACCGCGCGCTGGTCGAAGCCGGGCGCAAGCTGGTCGTGCTCGCCGACCACACCAAGTGGGGCACCGTCGGGATCTCCACGATCGCCGACCTGGACGAGGCCGACGTCGTCGTCACCGATGACGGGATCCCGGACGAGGCCAAGGAAACGCTCGCCGAACGGGCGGGAGAACTCATGATCGCCGAGACGGCGGAGACGGACGAGGCCCAAGAAGCGTGA
- a CDS encoding class I SAM-dependent methyltransferase: MPALAGHEFDLGLLGHRCWLELTTGERIELPVERWTEPSEGDDVLLDACAGPTIDLGCGPGRLTAALASRGVVALGVDSSRTAVGLTRRRGGMALHRNVFDRLPGEGRWRHALLADGNIGIGGDPATLLRRTARLLAPGGDVLVELEPPGHGLRHERVRLRPGHADVAWFTWAWVGVDAIAAVAVRAGLRVDWTTRHGHRWFARLERP; this comes from the coding sequence ATGCCGGCCCTCGCCGGGCACGAGTTCGACCTCGGCCTGCTGGGCCACCGCTGCTGGCTCGAGCTGACGACCGGCGAGCGGATCGAGCTGCCGGTCGAACGCTGGACAGAGCCATCCGAAGGCGACGACGTCCTGCTCGACGCCTGCGCCGGCCCGACCATCGACCTCGGCTGCGGTCCGGGCCGGCTCACCGCGGCGCTGGCGAGCCGCGGGGTCGTCGCGCTGGGCGTGGACAGCTCGCGCACGGCGGTCGGCCTCACCCGTCGTCGCGGCGGGATGGCGTTGCACCGCAACGTGTTCGACCGCCTGCCCGGCGAAGGCCGGTGGCGCCACGCCCTGCTCGCCGACGGCAACATCGGCATCGGCGGCGACCCGGCGACCCTGCTGCGGCGCACGGCGCGGCTGCTCGCTCCCGGCGGCGACGTCCTCGTCGAATTGGAGCCGCCGGGCCACGGCCTGCGCCACGAACGCGTCCGGCTGCGCCCGGGTCACGCCGACGTCGCCTGGTTCACCTGGGCCTGGGTCGGCGTCGACGCGATCGCCGCAGTCGCCGTCCGTGCCGGCCTGCGCGTCGACTGGACCACCCGCCACGGCCACCGCTGGTTCGCGCGATTGGAGCGACCGTGA